From a single Candidatus Cetobacterium colombiensis genomic region:
- a CDS encoding GNAT family N-acetyltransferase, producing the protein MNVVIRSEEEKDYRRVEEIAREAFWNLYFPGAHEHYVVHKMREHKDFIKELTFVIEVNGKVEGAIFYSNSKIVEKDEVEYKTISFGPVFISPEYHRKGLGRKLITYSIEEAKRLGYSVITTLGYPYHYKPYGFLGGKKYAISMPDMNYYTGLLVLPLYKGALDGVSGYAEFSDCFEVSSEEVDKFDKNFLYKEKRVQESQEEYEKACCEVDELEYS; encoded by the coding sequence ATGAATGTAGTAATTAGATCTGAAGAAGAAAAAGATTATAGAAGAGTTGAAGAAATTGCAAGAGAGGCATTTTGGAATTTATATTTTCCAGGAGCTCATGAGCACTATGTTGTCCATAAAATGCGTGAACATAAAGATTTTATAAAAGAGTTAACTTTTGTAATAGAGGTTAATGGTAAAGTTGAGGGAGCTATTTTTTATAGTAATTCAAAAATCGTGGAAAAAGACGAAGTGGAATATAAAACAATATCTTTTGGGCCAGTTTTTATCTCACCTGAATATCATAGAAAAGGGCTTGGAAGAAAATTGATAACTTATTCAATAGAAGAAGCTAAAAGATTAGGTTATTCTGTAATAACAACTTTAGGATATCCATATCACTATAAACCATATGGATTTTTAGGTGGAAAGAAATATGCTATATCTATGCCTGATATGAACTATTACACTGGACTTCTAGTATTACCTCTTTACAAAGGTGCATTAGATGGAGTTTCAGGATATGCAGAATTTAGTGATTGTTTTGAAGTTAGTTCTGAAGAGGTTGATAAGTTTGATAAAAATTTTCTATATAAAGAAAAGAGAGTTCAAGAAAGTCAAGAGGAATATGAAAAGGCTTGTTGTGAGGTTGATGAACTAGAGTATTCTTAA
- a CDS encoding argininosuccinate synthase, with amino-acid sequence MVKEKVILAYSGGLDTSVIVPWLKENYDYEVIAVAVNVGQNEDFKAIEEKAYLTGASKFYLINKVNEFVEEYIFPTLKAGAIYENKYLLGTSMARPVIGKALVEVAHIEGAKYIAHGATGKGNDQVRFELAIKALDPSLKIIAPWRIWDIKSREEEIEYLEKNGISLPFHKKSPYSRDENLFHVSHEGFDLESPSKEPNYENILQWVKTLEAANEKSEYITIEFVKGVPIAINGEKMSGVEIIKQLNKIGGNHGIGVLDMVENRLVGMKSRGIYETPGGTILFFAHEELERLCLDKDTYQEKIKLSHDFSKLVYNGQWFTTLRKAITAFVDVTQEFVTGEVKLKLYKGNIILAGTTSPFTLYSEEYSTFEKDSVYNQQDAEGFINLFGLPIKIEALLRKKNSFQY; translated from the coding sequence ATGGTGAAAGAAAAAGTTATTTTAGCATATTCAGGGGGACTAGATACATCTGTAATTGTTCCATGGTTAAAGGAAAATTATGATTATGAAGTTATTGCAGTAGCAGTAAATGTTGGACAAAATGAAGATTTTAAAGCAATAGAAGAAAAAGCTTATTTAACAGGAGCAAGTAAATTTTATTTAATAAACAAAGTGAATGAATTTGTGGAAGAGTATATATTTCCAACATTAAAAGCTGGTGCAATATATGAAAATAAATATTTGCTAGGGACATCAATGGCAAGACCAGTTATTGGGAAAGCTTTAGTTGAGGTGGCTCATATAGAAGGGGCGAAGTATATTGCTCATGGTGCAACAGGAAAAGGTAACGATCAAGTGAGATTTGAATTAGCTATTAAAGCCTTAGATCCATCTTTAAAAATAATAGCTCCTTGGAGAATTTGGGATATTAAATCAAGAGAGGAAGAGATAGAATACCTAGAAAAAAATGGAATCTCACTTCCCTTTCATAAGAAATCCCCTTATAGTAGAGATGAGAATTTATTCCATGTAAGTCATGAAGGCTTTGATTTAGAATCTCCTTCAAAAGAGCCTAACTATGAGAATATTTTACAATGGGTTAAAACTCTAGAAGCCGCAAATGAAAAATCTGAGTATATAACTATTGAATTTGTAAAGGGAGTTCCTATTGCAATAAATGGAGAAAAAATGAGTGGAGTAGAAATTATAAAACAGTTAAATAAAATTGGTGGAAATCATGGAATTGGTGTTTTAGATATGGTTGAAAATAGATTGGTTGGAATGAAATCAAGAGGAATCTATGAAACTCCAGGTGGGACGATTTTATTCTTTGCTCATGAAGAGTTAGAACGATTATGTTTAGATAAAGATACATATCAAGAAAAAATAAAATTATCTCATGATTTTTCAAAATTAGTTTATAACGGACAATGGTTTACAACTTTAAGAAAAGCCATAACAGCTTTTGTGGATGTAACACAAGAATTTGTAACAGGTGAAGTAAAATTAAAGTTGTATAAAGGAAATATAATTTTGGCAGGAACCACTTCTCCATTTACACTATATTCTGAAGAGTATTCAACTTTTGAAAAAGATAGTGTTTATAATCAACAAGATGCAGAAGGATTTATAAATTTATTTGGTTTACCTATAAAAATTGAAGCACTATTGAGAAAAAAGAATTCATTTCAATACTAA